A window of the Cannabis sativa cultivar Pink pepper isolate KNU-18-1 chromosome X, ASM2916894v1, whole genome shotgun sequence genome harbors these coding sequences:
- the LOC115703902 gene encoding FCS-Like Zinc finger 8 → MLRNRSRVAVTSNKQQALMADHSSQPSPTPNNNKKTPSSFFGSPKFRAFTKKGHQSEKDNGLLVSPTSILDTKPFSCLSNPFSSYSRNQVTSPKINFPGNKQRSSWERTEAKGISLVLTDPTHTKDKSSNPSCNNNNNNHRKVVLGTNKLRVQIPPLPPCSTHSSTDQSPKSTAEFGIKTRNNTSCIESSTEDSIITSTTTPKAITAGGGWISVSDVENSEDYTCVISHGPVPRTTHIFDNCIVESFYSLSNHNSNTFPDSNFLGFCHTCKKNLEEKVDIYIYRGEKAFCSRECRYQEMVLDGNGNAEFDDAYKNCF, encoded by the exons ATGTTGAGGAATAGATCTAGAGTAGCAGTGACCAGCAATAAGCAGCAAGCTTTAATGGCTGATCACAGCTCTCAACCTTCTCCAACcccaaacaacaacaaaaaaactccATCATCTTTCTTTGGTTCACCAAAGTTCAGAGCTTTTACTAAAAAAGGTCATCAATCTGAAAAAGACAACGGTTTATTAGTAAGTCCCACTTCAATCCTAGACACAAAACCATTCTCTTGTCTTTCAAACCCCTTCTCATCATATTCTAGGAACCAAGTAACATCGCCCAAGATTAATTTCCCGGGAAACAAACAACGCTCATCATGGGAAAGAACAGAGGCAAAAGGCATCAGCCTTGTTCTAACTGACCCAACACACACCAAAGACAAATCTTCCAACCCATCTtgtaataacaacaataataatcataGGAAAGTTGTGTTGGGTACTAATAAGCTTAGAGTTCAAATCCCACCTTTACCACCATGTTCCACACATTCTTCCACTGACCAGTCTCCAAAATCTACAGCTGAGTTTGGAATCAAGACCAGGAATAATACTTCATGTATTGAATCTTCAACAGAGGATAGTATTATTACTTCGACTACTACTCCTAAAGCAATCACAGCTGGTGGTGGTTGGATCTCTGTGAGTGATGTGGAGAATTCTGAGGACTACACTTGTGTGATCTCTCATGGACCTGTGCCAAGAACAACACATATTTTTGACAACTGCATAGTGGAAAGCTTCTATTCTTTATCGAATCATAACTCTAACACTTTCCCAGATAGTAATTTCCTTGGCTTTTGTCACACTTGCAAGAAGAACCTCGAGGAGAAGGTTGATATTTACATTTacag AGGTGAAAAGGCTTTTTGTAGCCGTGAATGTCGTTACCAAGAAATGGTGTTAGATGGAAATGGAAATGCAGAATTTGATGATGCTTACAAGAATTGTTTTTAA
- the LOC115704745 gene encoding transcription repressor OFP12 yields MPNTQAKKSLNLNLCFKKIKLSQLFSQSLPMTTPQITPEDHSRPLPQPKCSSILVRNFNSLYENTLDFSTSNSPTSPSAHSVDDDDNDGGAVAVAAAFASSRFFFSTPGRSNSIVDSSTTITASAEPDEAVSSTLFGNSVAVPTISPDPYSDFRRSMQEMVEAREVGDVEKSNWEFLHELLLCYLALNPKSTHKFIIGAFADLVVNVLPSPPESGGGRRESDVVADIYENKR; encoded by the coding sequence ATGCCAAACACACAAGCAAAAAAAAGCCTAAACTTAAATCTCTGTTTCAAAAAAATCAAGCTTTCCCAACTATTCTCCCAATCTCTTCCTATGACGACTCCACAAATCACCCCAGAAGATCACAGCCGTCCATTACCTCAACCCAAATGCTCATCAATCTTGGTCAGAAACTTCAACTCACTTTACGAAAATACCCTTGATTTTTCCACCTCCAACTCTCCAACATCTCCTTCCGCACACTCCGTCGACGACGATGATAACGACGGCGGTGCAGTCGCCGTCGCCGCCGCATTTGCTTCTAGTAGATTCTTCTTCTCCACTCCCGGAAGGTCAAACTCTATCGTTGACTCGTCCACTACTATTACCGCCTCCGCAGAGCCCGATGAGGCAGTCTCCTCTACGCTCTTCGGAAACAGCGTGGCGGTGCCGACGATATCGCCGGACCCCTACTCGGATTTTCGAAGGTCCATGCAGGAAATGGTGGAGGCGCGTGAGGTTGGTGACGTGGAAAAATCTAATTGGGAGTTCTTACATGAACTTCTCTTGTGTTATCTTGCTCTCAATCCTAAAAGCACCCACAAATTCATTATTGGCGCTTTTGCCGATCTGGTTGTTAACGTTTTGCCTTCGCCGCCGGAAAGTGGCGGTGGCCGCCGGGAATCTGATGTAGTCGCGGATATTTATGAGAATAAGAGGTAG